A window from Osmia lignaria lignaria isolate PbOS001 chromosome 8, iyOsmLign1, whole genome shotgun sequence encodes these proteins:
- the LOC117609673 gene encoding uncharacterized protein LOC117609673: MTGDYHGQMNALNFEKWINEKLLPNIPSHSIIVMDNAPYHTVQINKPPTAYGKKSDMIKWLEENNIQHAATMKKYQLVELIQRNKSLDKTYKVDELFKRHGHNVLRLPPYMCELNPIELAWAKVERIIRENNTSTLTAIELTKTEKAINVVSTEDWVGFCKHV; encoded by the coding sequence ATGACGGGGGACTACCACGGGCAAATGAATGCCCTTAATTTCGAAAAATGgatcaatgaaaaattgttgcCAAATATCCCCTCCCATTCAATAATTGTAATGGACAATGCTCCGTACCACACGgtacaaataaataaaccaCCAACCGCATATGGAAAAAAATCAGATATGATAAAGTGGTTAGAAGAGAACAATATCCAGCACGCAGCCACCATGAAGAAATATCAACTGGTGGAATTGATACAACGAAATAAAAGTCTGGACAAAACATATAAGGTGGACGAGTTATTCAAAAGGCATGGACATAATGTCCTTAGATTGCCACCTTATATGTGCGAATTAAATCCTATTGAATTGGCATGGGCGAAAGTAGAAAGGATTATTCGAGAAAATAATACGTCGACACTCACAGCAATCGAATTAACAAAGACCGAAAAAGCAATTAATGTCGTATCAACAGAGGACTGGGTAGGATTTTGTAAACacgtttag